Genomic segment of Deltaproteobacteria bacterium:
TCAATACATCACCTGGTCGAATGTCTCCTAAAGAAGCATTCACAAACGTTGCTGATCGGGAAAAATAGAGGAGAGAAATGGGAGAAGGGATCGCTCGACACCATCAGCCCTGACGCAAAACCCCTCCCCCCGTGATCAGGGAGGAGGGGCCTGTGAATTACGCGGGCGCCCAAGTGGGGAGAGTGGCTATGGCTAATCCGTCTTGAGGCCCTCGGTTTCAGATGGTTCAGGGGCGTCCACGTCTTCGTCGGTGCCTGGGTCTTTCTTGCCTTTCAGTTCTTTATTGAGGCTCCGGTCGATATCTATCATGCGGGCCTCATTCTCTGAAATCTCCATCATGACAGCTTTCACACCCAGCTTTTCGGCGACATCGTCCAGCCTTTCCACGGATATTTTGTCATAGACAGCATTTCCCAGTTCGGCCAATTGCCGGGTCACCTGAGTTTCCAGCCTGGCCTTTTCTCGTCTCAGACGGGTCAGCTCGATTCCCTCGCCGGCCTTTTCCGTAATCACATGAACAGCCGACAGCGCGGCATCAAAACCCTCTTCCATTCCCCTTTCTATCCTGTCCCACAGCTTGATTTTCATATTCCTTACCTCCTTTCGTGAATGGTTGGTGATGCTGCATCAAAAAACCACACGCATGGAAAAACTGCCTTGAAATCCTTTAGTTACGACGTTGATCCCTCATTCTCGAAATCCCAGGGATATCCCCTGATCGAGACTCACACGTGAGATTAAACTAATCTGAAATCAAAGACTGTCAAGAGGGGCGCACCAGGTTTTACAGGATGGAAAAAGGAAGTGGGGCATGGTTCTTCGGTCCCGGGCCAACCGGGGTTAAATGGGATTGATCGACAACGGCATTTGGGGTATGGTCTGGCTGATTTTCAGGAATTGGACGGGACGCAAAGGCCTGCGACCCAAGCAATACAGGGAGACGTATCGGATCGCACTGGATCGCAACCGCGCAACCTTTTGCGCCATGGTGAAGGTGCCCCGACCCGTCACGCGGCAGACGACGCCGACCCCACTACCTTTACTGAATCATGAGTTGGGTGATCGCATGCAGGAAGTGACACATCAGGAACTGAATGTGGTGGTGATGCCGAATCGGTCCCTGCAACTGGAATGGACAGATGCGGCGGATGTGATTGGCCAAAGCAGCCGATTGATCCAGGACGATATTTGGAAGCGTTTCACGTCCAAAGATGATTCCTGGCTTTTTATGCTGGGCTTTTCAGATCAACAGGTCCCCCTCTCTCCATCCCTCGATTACTGGCGCGGCTTTGCCGGTGCGTTTGCAGGGAAACTGATCCAGACCCCGAATCTCGAAACCCTGCGTCACAAGATATCGCTCCCGCTCTCCGCAGATGAACGACAGCTTTATCTGGACCGGATCCCGATGATGATCGGTTCGGAATACATCGATGCCGATCTTCTTGAAAACGCGTGGCAAGTGCTGCACAGGGCATTTGGCCATGCCATCCGGTCATACAAGGGATCCGTAGAAGAGTTTGTCAGGACCTACAGCCCCAATGCCCAACTCGTGGGACGGGTATTTTTCCACCTGGTCGAAAACAGGGATGACGTCTACCCGTTCGCCTTTATGGCAACCTATAGCACCAGCCTGAACCGGCAGGGAAAGTCGAGACATCTTCCCCTGAAGCACGCCCTGCAGGAGTATGGGGATGACTCTCAAAAGCTGTTGGAACTCCTTGCCACCGTTCATAAGGCCGCAGATCAAAGTCCCCTGATGACGGAACTCCTGGAGACAGGGGAGATCTTCCATCCCATGGCCTGGACCTCCGGGGATGCCTTCTCGTTCTTAAAGGAGATCCCGATCTATGAAGCATCGGGCATCCTGTGCCGGATCCCCAACTGGTGGAAGGGGAACCGAGGCCGGGTCTCCCTGAACTTCAGCGTGGGCGATAAGCAGCCCTCTTTTGTGGGCATGGATGCGCTGCTCAGTTTCAACCCGAGACTTTTTGTCGGGGATATGGAGATCTCCGAGGAGGAGGCCAGAAGGCTTTTGGATGAATCCGAAGGCCTGGCCTTTATCAAGAACAAGTGGGTGGCCGTGGATCAGGAGCGGCTCAAACAGACGCTGGATGCCTATGAAAAGGCAAAAGAGCTTATGGAAAGGAAAGGGATCAGCCTGAGAGACGCGCTTCAGATGCAGCTCATGCCCGAAAAGTTCCTGGATATGGATCCCGGCCGGATCGACCACAGCGTGTCGAACGGCGAATGGCTGCGGTCAGTCGTTGAAAAACTGATCAATCCTTCCCTCATCCCTTCGGTTGCGCCTGATAAAGGGTTCAAGGCAACCCTTCGCCAATATCAGCAAAAGGGGATTAACTGGCTCTATTTCCTCCATTCACTCCGATTCGGGGCCTGCCTGGCGGATGATATGGGCCTGGGCAAGACCGTCCAGGTCCTGGGGCTCCTGAATATCCTGAAATCCGATGCCAAAAAATCCAAGCAGCCGAACCGCGCATCCCTCCTCATCATACCCGCATCCCTTATCGCCAACTGGGAGCATGAGATCAGGCGATTTTATCCTGACCTTAATATCTATATCGCACACCCGGGGGCGGATTTGAAAAAAGGGAGTGGCCCTGAGGATAAAAAATCACTGGATGGCGTGGATCTCTGCATTACCACTTACGCCCTCGCCCAGAGGCTTCAGTGGCTGAAAGGTTATTCGTGGAACTATATCATCCTGGATGAGGCCCAGGCCATCAAGAATCCGGGGACCAAACAGGCCAGGGCCATCAAGGGTCTTATATCCGCAAACAGGATCATCATGACAGGGACCCCCATCGAAAACCGGCTCTCGGACCTCTGGTCCCTCTTTGACTTTCTGAACCCGGGACTGCTCGGGAGCACCAGGGAATTTAAGACGTTTTCAAAGGGTTTGACGAACAACCCGTCAGGCTATTCGAGATTGCGAAAAGTCGTCAGTCCGTATATATTGCGGCGCCTGAAAACAGACAAGTCGGTCATATCCGATCTCCCCGAAAAGGTGGAGATGAAGACCTATGCCCCGCTCAGCAAAAGGCAGGTCCTCCTGTACAAGGATATGGTTGAGAAGATAAAGGCATCCATTGGCGAGACAGATGGGATCCAGCGAAAGGGGCTGATTCTTTCTTCGCTCATGCGATTCAAGCAGATCTGCAACCACCCGGACCAGTATCTGGGCACGGGCGAATTTGTGGAAGACGACAGCGGCAAATTCTTAAGACTCCGCGAGATCTGCGACACCATATACGAAAAACGGGAGAAGGTCCTTGTATTTACCCAGTTCAAGGAGATGACAGGCCCGCTTCACGATTTCCTGGAGACCATCTTCAAGCGAAAGGGCGTTATTCTGCACGGGAGCGTCCCTGTCAAAAATCGAAAAGCCATTATTGATGCATTCCAGAGTCCAACCTATGTCCCGTTTATGGTATTGTCCCTCAAGGCCGGCGGGGTGGGGCTCAACCTGACCGAGGCAAGCCATGTGGTCCATTTTGACCGGTGGTGGAACCCTGCCGTGGAAAACCAGGCAACGGACCGGGCCTTCCGCATCGGTCAGAAAAAAAATGTCATCGTGCATAAGTTCCTGACCCGAGGGACCGTCGAAGAAAAGATCGACAAGATGCTGGAAGAAAAGACCCGGTTGTCCCAGGAGGTCATTGCCGAGAGCGGGGATAAATGGATCACCGAGATGAACAACGATGAGTTGATGGATCTTTTCAGCTTGAGGCTATAGATAGAAAGGGATTTGGCAAAATAATTCGGGACAAAATAATTTATGGGAGCAATTTATAGACCCTGTGGAATATCTTGGGTTGCGGCGATGCCGCGTTAGGAGGTGAACATGCGGTACAGGGGGGAGTACTGGGGGTATCCGCCTTATGTCAGCGTAGCGGAAAAACGTGCCAAGGCGGCCAGGAAGCTCCAAGAACTCAGAAAGAAAAAAACGAATATCTGTCCGATCTGCATTGAAGGCACAACCATTGCCCGAACATGGTGGGGCAAGTCATGGAACCAAAACCTGGAGTCGTATGCAGACTACAGCAACCGCATCGGACGAGGCAGGAGTTATGTCCGGCATGGGGCGGTGCTCGATCTAAAGATCGGTCCCGGCAAGGTTGACGCCCTGGTTCAGGGGACGCGATCAAGGCCCTATTCTGTCTGCATCCAGATCAAGCCGATCGAAAAGAAGATTTGGAACCATATTAAAGCGGCCTCAGAAGGAAGACTCGGTTCCCTGCAAGAACTCCTGGCCGGCAAATTCCCCAAAGAACTGGGCGAGCTGTTCATGGTCCAGGGAAAAGGGCTTTTCCCATCGCCCAAAGAGATCGGGTTCAGTTGCAGCTGCCCGGACTGGGCCTATATGTGCAAACACGTGGCAGCCTCGCTCTACGGCATCGGGGCCAGGTTGGATGATGAACCAGATCTGTTCTTTAAGCTCAGAAATGTGGAAATGAAGGACCTGGTCGCTGAAGCGATCAAGGACAAAACGCGCAAACTCCTTCAAAAGGCCAAGAAAACGACCGGCCGGGTCATTGCCGAAGCAGATGTGGCGGATGTGTTCGGCATCGATATGGAGGATCCGGCAGTGCCATACAAGAAGTCGAAAGCATCCCCCAAAAAGGCATCCAAAAGCAAATTGTCTTTGAAACGCGCATCTAAAGAGAACGAGGCCAAATCCCCTGGCAGGGGAGCAAACACGAAACACCCTCGCAAGAAGGCCGCTTTAAAGAAAAAGCTCAAAACGCCCTTTGAAACGGTCTTGGGGATCGTGAAACGGAGCAGAAAAGGCGTTACGGTCGCTGATATCCGAGGAAAGACGGGGTTCGATGATCAGCAAATACGAAATTGCATCTATAGAGCAAAACAAAAGGGCTTGGTTGTCAATAGATCCAGAGGCGTTTATATGTCGTCTGCTCAGGCCAATCGCCCTGCACGGAAGGCGTCGATGTAGTCCATGCAGTAGTCGTCTTTTCCGGCGACGGCCAGGCCGGCCTTGAGGGCCGCGTAGAGGAGGGGATCGGTAGGGTCCATAATTACGGCGTCCAGCCCCCGTGAAATGGCGGCTGCAAGGAAGGTCCGGTTGATGAGTTTCCTCTCGGGAAGACCGTATGAAACATTTGTGAGACCGCAGATGGTATGGACCCCTGGAAACTCCCCCATGATCCGGTCGATGGCCGCCATGGCCGCCATGGCCGACCCGGAATGGGTGGCCAGCGGATAGACCAGGGGATCAATGTAGAGGTCACTCAAGGGAATGCCCGCCCTGGTGACCCTCTCAACCAGTTGACCGGCCAGGCGCAACTTGTCGTCCACCGATTCAGCCATTTTATCCTCTGACTGACACAGCCCGATGACCCTGGCCCCGTGCGCGGTCACCAACGGCAGGATATGGTTCAGCCGTGCCGGCTCCAGGGTGATGGAATTGATCATGGGGGGCCGCTCCAGGAGGGGGAGGACGCCCTGGATGACCGCGGGATCGGGGCTGTCGATGGCGAGAGGGAGGTCCGTGGCCTTCTGGACCACCTCCACCACCCACCTGAGACACTCCGCTTCTTCACCCGCAAATGCCCCTGCATTCACATCGATGTAATCGGCCCCGGCCTCATCCTGGGCCTTGGCCTCACCCCGAATAAAGGCCGCGTCACGGCTCTCAATGGCCCGGGCCACCGATTTCCGGGATGAATTGATTCTCTCGGCAATAATCAGCATCTTCCCTATCCTTCTCCTGCGAGAACCAGACGCCGCGCCAGCCCCACGGCCTCGGCCGCATCGGCGCCATACCCGTCTGCTCCGATCTCCTTTGCAAAAGAGGCACTCACCGGAGCGCCGCCCACCATTACCTTCACCTTTCCTTTGAGCCCCTTTTCCTGCAACGCCTGGATAGAACGTCTCATTTCAGGCATGGTGGTGGTGAGGAGGGCGGACAGTCCAATCAGGTCCGGTTTAACGGCCTCGATCTGCTCCATAAGTTTTTCCACGGTCAAATCCACCCCCAGGTCAATGACCTGGAATCCCGCGCCCTCGAGCATCATGATAACGATGTTTTTTCCGATGTCGTGGATATCACCCTTGACCGTGGCCATCATGACGGTGCCTCTGGACCGGGTATCCCCGCTCTTCAGGAGGAGGGGCTTCACCACATCCAGGCCCATTTTCATGGTCAGTGCCGACACAAGCATCTCGGGCACAAAGATCTCGCTGTCTGAAAACTGCTGACCCACCACATCCATGGCGGCAATGAGCCCGTTGTCGATGATCGTGTTGGGATCGATGCCTTCATTAACGGCAGTCTCCACCAATCCTTGGATTTCGGCTCTCTTCCGGGTTATCACCGCGTTCTTAATCTGCTGCAGTGTATCGCTCATCGATTGTATCCTTCCGCTAATATGCCCGCATAAAATCCGGTCCTGGTTGCTCGTGACTCGTCACCGGTTACTCGATGATGGATGATTGATCTCCTGACCCCTGACATCCGATTCCTGATCTCTGTTTTCTTGCTTTCAGCTTTGAGCTTTCAGCTTTGAGCTTTCAGCTTTGAGCTTTTAGCTTTGAGCTTTTCCTAATACCCTTCATGTACCGCAGCCACAATGGCCTTAAGGTTTTCCATCGGCGTGGACAGGGGAATCGCACACTCCGGCCCGATGATATCGACACCTGCTTCAATGGCGTAGCGCGCCTGTTTGTACACATCCTCGGGCGTTCCCTGATAGAGGGTTTCCGCATTATTGACATTCCCCACCAGACAC
This window contains:
- a CDS encoding dihydropteroate synthase; this translates as MLIIAERINSSRKSVARAIESRDAAFIRGEAKAQDEAGADYIDVNAGAFAGEEAECLRWVVEVVQKATDLPLAIDSPDPAVIQGVLPLLERPPMINSITLEPARLNHILPLVTAHGARVIGLCQSEDKMAESVDDKLRLAGQLVERVTRAGIPLSDLYIDPLVYPLATHSGSAMAAMAAIDRIMGEFPGVHTICGLTNVSYGLPERKLINRTFLAAAISRGLDAVIMDPTDPLLYAALKAGLAVAGKDDYCMDYIDAFRAGRLA
- a CDS encoding corrinoid protein, producing the protein MSDTLQQIKNAVITRKRAEIQGLVETAVNEGIDPNTIIDNGLIAAMDVVGQQFSDSEIFVPEMLVSALTMKMGLDVVKPLLLKSGDTRSRGTVMMATVKGDIHDIGKNIVIMMLEGAGFQVIDLGVDLTVEKLMEQIEAVKPDLIGLSALLTTTMPEMRRSIQALQEKGLKGKVKVMVGGAPVSASFAKEIGADGYGADAAEAVGLARRLVLAGEG
- a CDS encoding DEAD/DEAH box helicase, producing MQEVTHQELNVVVMPNRSLQLEWTDAADVIGQSSRLIQDDIWKRFTSKDDSWLFMLGFSDQQVPLSPSLDYWRGFAGAFAGKLIQTPNLETLRHKISLPLSADERQLYLDRIPMMIGSEYIDADLLENAWQVLHRAFGHAIRSYKGSVEEFVRTYSPNAQLVGRVFFHLVENRDDVYPFAFMATYSTSLNRQGKSRHLPLKHALQEYGDDSQKLLELLATVHKAADQSPLMTELLETGEIFHPMAWTSGDAFSFLKEIPIYEASGILCRIPNWWKGNRGRVSLNFSVGDKQPSFVGMDALLSFNPRLFVGDMEISEEEARRLLDESEGLAFIKNKWVAVDQERLKQTLDAYEKAKELMERKGISLRDALQMQLMPEKFLDMDPGRIDHSVSNGEWLRSVVEKLINPSLIPSVAPDKGFKATLRQYQQKGINWLYFLHSLRFGACLADDMGLGKTVQVLGLLNILKSDAKKSKQPNRASLLIIPASLIANWEHEIRRFYPDLNIYIAHPGADLKKGSGPEDKKSLDGVDLCITTYALAQRLQWLKGYSWNYIILDEAQAIKNPGTKQARAIKGLISANRIIMTGTPIENRLSDLWSLFDFLNPGLLGSTREFKTFSKGLTNNPSGYSRLRKVVSPYILRRLKTDKSVISDLPEKVEMKTYAPLSKRQVLLYKDMVEKIKASIGETDGIQRKGLILSSLMRFKQICNHPDQYLGTGEFVEDDSGKFLRLREICDTIYEKREKVLVFTQFKEMTGPLHDFLETIFKRKGVILHGSVPVKNRKAIIDAFQSPTYVPFMVLSLKAGGVGLNLTEASHVVHFDRWWNPAVENQATDRAFRIGQKKNVIVHKFLTRGTVEEKIDKMLEEKTRLSQEVIAESGDKWITEMNNDELMDLFSLRL